A portion of the Lolium rigidum isolate FL_2022 chromosome 1, APGP_CSIRO_Lrig_0.1, whole genome shotgun sequence genome contains these proteins:
- the LOC124651057 gene encoding RNA-binding protein 42-like, giving the protein MFTFWDILPNYIYTALEAQSQKDDFPCSSDDNRLSSPRIPKIRSQFRSIPSVARNPSPPSLTNESFRIAAQMSNPNLPPPPPGSSSSAAPAGASYFPLPFHLQQQQQQPVVPTYQYQQYQQLQQAQQLFQRDAQTITPEALESVKAALATSDVLDPSAARANASSSDAAAKKKAVPRRAAGQSWEDPTLTEWPENDFRLFCGDLGNEVNDDVLSKAFSRFPSFNMAKVVRDKRTGKTKGYGFVSFSNPTDLAGAIKEMNGKYVGNRPIKLRKSNWKERTDVEALQRQKNHIQKKPKTAKKGILHK; this is encoded by the exons ATGTTTACATTCTGGGACATCCTTCCCAACTATATATACACAGCCT TGGAGGCCCAATCACAAAAGGACGATTTTCCTTGTTCCTCTGACGACAACCGGCTCTCCTCTCCTCGGATCCCCAAAATTCGATCCCAATTCCGTTCGATTCCGTCGGTAGCAAGGAACCCTAGCCCACCCTCCCTCACCAACGAATCCTTCCGAATTGCTGCGCAGATGTCGAACCCTAACctcccgcctccgccgcccgGCTCGTCGTCATCCGCGGCTCCGGCGGGGGCGAGCTACTTCCCGCTCCCCTTCcacctgcagcagcagcagcagcagccggtggTGCCGACCTACCAGTACCAGCAGTACCAGCAGCTGCAGCAGGCGCAGCAGCTCTTCCAGCGGGACGCGCAGACCATCACCCCCGAGGCGCTCGAGAGCGTCAAGGCCGCCCTCGCCACCAGCGACGTCCTCGACCCCTCCGCCGCCAGGGCcaacgcctcctcctccgacgccgccgccaagAAGAAGGCCGTCCCGCGCCGCGCCGCAGGGCAGTCCTGGGAGGATCCCACCCTCACCGAGTGGCCCGAGA ATGACTTCAGGTTGTTCTGCGGAGATCTAGGGAACGAAGTTAATGACGATGTTCTCTCCAAAGCCTTCTCGAGGTTTCCCTCCTTCAACATGGCAAAG GTTGTCAGAGATAAGAGGACTGGCAAAACTAAAGGTTATGGATTTGTGAGCTTTTCAAACCCTACAGACCTGGCTGGAGCCATAAAAGAAATGAATG GAAAGTATGTTGGAAACCGCCCGATTAAATTGCGTAAGAGCAATTGGAAGGAAAGGACAGATGTTGAGGCTCTACAAAGGCAAAAG AACCACATTCAGAAGAAGCCTAAAACAGCCAAGAAGGGCATTCTTCACAAGTAA